The Clostridium cylindrosporum DSM 605 genome includes the window TCCCCTACACCTAGTGCTCATCGTTTACGGCGTGGACTACCAGGGTATCTAATCCTGTTTGCTCCCCACGCTTTCGTGCCTCAGTGTCAGTTACAGTCCAGAAAGTCGCCTTCGCCACTGGTGTTCCTCCTAATCTCTACGCATTTCACCGCTACACTAGGAATTCCACTTTCCTCTCCTGCACTCTAGTTTTCCAGTTTGGAATGCAGTTCCTGGGTTGAGCCCAGGGATTTCACATCCCACTTAAAAAACCACCTACGCACCCTTTACGCCCAATAAATCCGGACAACGCTTGCCACCTACGTATTACCGCGGCTGCTGGCACGTAGTTAGCCGTGGCTTCCTCCTCGCTTACCGTCATTATCTTCAGCGAAGACAGAGCTTTACAACCCGAAGGCCTTCATCGCTCACGCGGCGTTGCTGCATCAGGGTTTCCCCCATTGTGCAATATTCCCCACTGCTGCCTCCCGTAGGAGTCTGGGCCGTGTCTCAGTCCCAATGTGGCCGATCACCCTCTCAGGTCGGCTACGCATCGTCGCCTTGGTAAGCCGTTACCTTACCAACTAGCTAATGCGCCGCGGGCCCATCCTAAGGCGATAAATCTTTAACCTATGCTCCATGCGAAGCTAAGGTCTTATGCGGTATTAGCAGACCTTTCGGCCTGTTATTCCCCTCCTTAGGGCAGGTTGCCCACGTGTTACTCACCCGTCCGCCGCTAGATCCTCTGGTGCAAGCACCAGATTCTCCCGCTCGACTTGCATGTGTTAAGCACGCCGCCAGCGTTCGTCCTGAGCCAGGATCAAACTCTCAAATTAAAATCCTTAATCTCAGTATGAGTGTTTTCATAAAACACACAAAATTATTGTACGCTCGCTATAGTTACTGTTTAGTTTTCAATGACCAAAGTACTTGATTAGTTTATCAGTAATTGACTTGCTTGTCAACAGTTACTTTTAAACTTTTTTAATTTATTTTAGTTGTCTTTGCTCTCGCTCCGACAAGACATATCTTATCATGACTATTAATATATAATGTTATTACGCAATCTATTTTAATCAGATTATGTTAATAATGCTTTGAATATCTATTTGTATCTTCTATTTAAACATTATGATTTACCAGGTTTAGTTGTTACCTAAATCTCAATTAATAAGTATCTCAAAGCAGCTTTAAATTCCCTTAGGCCTCTAGTAAATTACACTAATAAGAGTTTATTGGGTTAATTCTAAAATATAAAGTAAATAACCTATAGTATAAACAAAGCTAAAAAATCATATAAAAGGACCCTAGAATATTCTAGAGTCCTTAATCATTATAATAATTCCCTTAATTAATAGTCTCGATTTACAATATAATTTAATAAATGTTTTAAAAAAGTAATTTTAAGTGGCACTTCCTGCAGTGCTTCCATTGCAAGACAATAATGTTCCCACATTTCTTTTCTGGCACCATCTAAGCCTAAAATTGTTACAAAAGTTGAACTGTTGTTTTCAGCATCTTTGCCAGGTGACTTTCCTAGTAAGCTCTGGTCCCCTTCAACATCAAGAATGTCATCTTTAATCTGAAAGGCAATTCCTGCATGATAGGCAAACTTCTTTAACGCTTTAATTTCACTCTCCTTAGCATTTGCGAGAATTGCAGGCATTATTAAGGAAGCTTCGAATGCTTTTCCTGTTTTATAAAAGCACATCATGTTCAACTGCTGAAGTGTCAATTGTTTCCCTTTGGAATCTAGGTCTATAGCCTGTCCTTTACACATATCCCCTGTCATTTGAGCAGAATACTTAATTAATTTAAGCACAGTTTTTGCATCAAAATTCTCAAGGCATGATTGTTCTTCGATAGCCTTTTGTGTTAAAAAAAGACCTGTTAATTCAGCCACAGCAGTATTATATACCTGGTGTAGAGTTTTACGCCCTCTTCGGGTAGATGCATTATCCTGGGATGGTAAATCATCGAATATTAGAGATGCAGTATGCATATACTCAAGTGATCTAAGAAGTGGTTCAATTGAAGACTCTTTTAAACCATATTCCTTAACCCCCATAACCCAAGTCATTATAGGTCTCAATCTCTTTCCATCACCTTCCAGACTGTAATTTGCAGCACCAACTATTGGCTCCTTAATTGATAAAGAGAACTTTTCATCTTTAGGGATATTTAATATGCTATTTATATCTTTTCGTAGAATTTCTACAGTATCTAGGAATTCTTCTTGCTCCTTACGTTCATTTCTAAGACTAGTAATCATATGATCTCGAAGCAGCTTATCAAAGAAATCTACATCATCTGCTTTTCTAACCATATTTTGAACTAAATCATTGAAATTAGAGTTACCAGAAGCAAAAAGCTTCATAACTTCTTTATATTTCTCAGTTCCAACTCTCTCTTTAAATCGCTTTAAACCATTTATTGCACGATCTAGAATTACCTCACAGGTCTTAGAATCTGAATTATATACTCTATGAATTAAATTAGATATAACCGTCCAGTATAATTCAAATGGGTTTATAAGATCTGAGCGCTTATCATGATATTTGATAAAATAGGTATATGGTGTTACTGCACCATCTTTCATATCATCAAACATATCTGCAAAATCATCTGCTAGCTGATTATAAATTCCATAATAAAATGTTCTACTATCAAATCCCTCATCCTCGGTGGTATTTATTATAGAACGAGTAATTAATCTTGAAGATGAAGATTTTAGGATAACCGGTATATATATTTCTTCATTTGTGTAATTTGAATTTGATAAATCCTTTAAACGGTCTACTTCCTGAGAATTAAAAAACACATAGGCCTGCTGCAAAAATGATTTAATTGTATCTTGTCCCTGATGGCCCTTAATATATTCAAAGGCTTCTCTAAGCTCTGAATGAATATATCGAATCAAATCTCCATTACTTCCAGTCCATTCTTCTAGTTCCGGTACAGATCCTGTGATAAGTGTGGTACGTATTAAATCTGAATATTGCTCTTCCTCTTCAGGGCATAGAACTTTTGCATCTAGAAGATCATCAATAAATGGGTAGGTCAGACCATAGGAATAGCCTAGTCTAATAGCTACGTCAAGTTTATGAGAACGCTCTTTAGAGGATACCTCATCCCCCATTTCCTCAAGCTGATGCATAATTACCCCGGCAATGATTTTTATAAGTTTACGCTGGGCATGTTCAGCATCCATACCCTCTGGAATATTAGATGACACAGTCTTTAGTTTATCTAAAAGCCAAACAAAACTACTCTCGATACCATCCTCCTGAGCCTTTCTATATAAACTTGCCATAGTAAACATATCTGATTTTTCTCCTTGATCTGTTTCTATAGATTGAGTTAATCGATTTTTCAAATTATCAACTACTCTCTGAACTCTAGTTTTTGTGTCAGGTGATTCTAGAGTTTTGCCAAGATCTCTCATGAAAATATATGAGATGCTTCTATCTAAGTAATTATCTAACTTACCTGTGTAATCTAACCATTTTATATAACTATGGTACCCCTTTGAATCAGCTTTTCCCTTTCTACGTGAAAAAAGTGATGATAATGAATAATGACGAATATGGTTGTGTTTCCATGATTGTATATCGTTTATTAATGTAGAGACATAAGTCTTTTTCATAACGTCTATATAAAGTGATTCAAAATAATGAGCAGCCTTCTGCTCAGCCAGCCGATAGAATGCATCTGCATCTTTTATTAATTCTTCATTCATACTATACATTACCTCTATTAAATATTAATTGCAAAAACACTTTTCTTTGTAACTATCAAAATATATTTAAATATAATACTAATTTAATATCTTTATAACCTAAAAGATAAACATTTCCTTTTAAATATTTATCTTTTTCCTAGCTTATATTTAGTTACTTAGTTTCTAGGCATTACACATGATAAAAATTAATTTTAATTATACTATATTAATATTCTATCTTTCTATAAATATAAAAAGCTTTCAAACTATTAATAGTAGATTATCCTACCAAGAAAGTCTGAATAAGAAAATAAGCCACATAAAATGCAGCTTATAAACTATATTAAATATCTGTTATAAAGAAAAATTGTTTTCAAATCGTAACAATTTAAAAACAATTTTTAAATAACTGTATTGCTAATTACTATATACAATCAGCAAACTAATTATGACACTCGCAATTGTTTTCCTCTTCATCTACTAAATGATAAGGGAAAGTAGAAACTATTATATTATTGTTTCTAAGTAAAGTTTCTCTAATAAAGAAACTTGTATTATTGTGTAGGACCTCATTCCATTTATCATGCGTAACGAATTGTGGTACAATTACTGTTATTTTTTCATCTTTATTTATTTTATTCGCAATTAATTCTATAGATTCAAGTAGTGGAGTGACTACAGCTCTATATGGAGAGTACTTTGTAACAAGTTTTATGTCTGTATTAAGTTCACTCCATCTATATTTTAACTTTTCCATTGCTTCCTTATCCGTTGATATGTTAAGAGCAATAACATTTTTACTTATACTTTGAGCATATTGAAGTGCACCTATAGATGCCTTATTCAGTGTAGAAATCGGAACTATTACAATGTGAGAGTACTGTACCCTAAGGTCCACATTCTTTAAATTTAGATTACTAATACTTAAACCACAAGCAACTTTATCATAGTGAGCTTTAATTTTTAGCTGAACTAAAATTATAATAGGAATTAAAATTGCAACTATAAATGCACCTTCACTAAATTTCTCTACTAGAATTATTATTGTTGTTATTAAAGTAACTAAAGCACCGAACCCGTTAATTGCAGCACCTTTCATCCAACCCTTGTTTCGCTTTTTTCTCCAGTAATTTACCATACCAAATTGTCCTAGGGTAAATGATATAAATACACCTATTGCATATAATGGAATCAACCTATGTGTATCTGCTTTAAATATAATAACTAGGACACAGGCTATAAATGATAATGCAATTATCCCAAAGGAAAAACTAAGTCTCTTTCCTCTAGTAGTAAATTGTCTAGGAACAAAACCATCCTTTCCAACTACGTACATAAGCATTGGGAACCCTGTATATGCTGTATTACATGCCATAAGTAAAATTACAGCTGTACTAAACTGAATTACATAGTACATTATTCCATTATTGAAAATACCAAATGCTATTTGCGATACAACTGTAGGTCCATTTACAATTGGAACTGCTGTATAGAATATAGCGAGTACTGAAGTTCCACCAAATATGAAGAATATTAAACCTGCTAATAATAGCATAACAATTTTAGCATTCTTTTGGCTAGGCTCCTGGAAATTCGGTACTGAATTACTAACAGCTTCTACACCTGTTAAGGCAGAACATCCTGATGAGAAAGCCCTTAATATAATAAATATCGATAGACTTTCAGTTGCCTTTGTAGGAATAGAATACATCGGTTCTGGATGGATATTAAGTACAAAATACTTAAATAATCCATAAAGAATCATAAAAATCATACTAAAAATAAAAATGTAAGTAGGAATAGCAAAAATCTTTGAGGACTCACTTATCCCTCTTAAATTTAAAATAGTCAAAACTATAATTATAACTACAACGAAAATAACCTTATACTCTGCTAATCCGCTAAATGCAGAAACAATAGCATCCGCACCAGCACTTGCACTAACTGCAACAGTAAGTATGTAACTAATTATTAATCCTGCACCAGCGGATAAACCTGCCTTAGTACCTAGGTTTTCCTTAGCTACCTTATAAGCTCCTCCTCCTTGAGGATAAGCTTTTATAATTTGAATATAGGAAACTGTTAGTATGAACAATAATCCAATAATCATAAATGAAGTCCAAGTTAACCATTTATAAGCTGATGCCCCTAAAACTATAAGTACAAAAAGAATTTCCTGAGCTCCGTAAGCCACAGATGATATTGCATCGCTGGCCATAATCGCTAGTCCAAAAGGAATATTATACTTTTCGTGACTACCTTGCTCATTTGCCAAGGGTTCTCCTATTAAGACATCCAAAAACTTTTTAAGCATTAATTATTCCTCCGTATTATCTTATGAAAAATATTATAAGCATTATATTCTTTTAAAAACCTTCAACTAGTATAATGAACAGATGTATACATTTTATTATAACTCTTAATTTATTATCTATACTTTTATCATTTCTAGCTGTATTTCTGCCTTTTCAATGTGCCAAATTTTACATAAACCACACCTCGAATTTGCCTCTGAACTTGCGTAATTTAATCAGACATTTTTATTAAACTTTATACATAAAATTACCTTTTTTTATTCCGTAAATTTACACCACTTAACATTACATCTTGAAGGCTTTTTTGTCAATATATTTTCTTCTATCTTTAACTAAATATTCCCATTAACTTTTTTATTAATTTACATTTCTCTTTTATTTTGAAAATCGAATATGAAAATACCCTCAACATCACTGTCGAGGGCTTAGCTTATCAAGACAAAAGACTATCTTTAAAAGATACATATATAACTATTATTTATTTTTTATCGGTTTATATTTTGAAGCTTTTTCGCTAGGGTCTATATAAGTATAATCTCCATTTTCGCCTTTCATGAGACCTAAAGATGCCATTTTCTTCTTAGTGTTTTTATATTTTGTTCCCATTTATCTCACCTCTTATAAATTATTTTTGTATTTAAAATTACAACCTAAAAAATTATCATATTATAATGTTTATCTTTTCTTTACATTCATTACATCTTCCTTCACTAATATGAACTTTTGTACTATAACCATTTCTATTAATAAGAAGTGCTCCACACTTACTACAGTAGGTATTGTTATCAACGCCACCTACATTACCTATATACACATGCTTTAAATACTTTTTAGCTTCATTTTGAGCTTCAGTTATTCTCTCTATCTTTGTTGCCTCATTCTCCATTTTGTACCTAGGAAAATACCTACTTAAATGTAGAGGTATATTTTCATTAACGCTTGCTATAAATTGAGCTATTTCCTTAGCTTCCTCTAAGGAATCATTTTCATCACTTACAAGTAATGTTGTTATCTCAACATGACAATGATCATTACATCTTCTGATAGTTTCAAGTACAGGATTCAAATTCGCACCACATACCTTGTTATAGTACTTATTAGTATATCCCTTTAAATCAATATTCATAGCATCAACGTAGGGTAAAAGCTTCCTTAGAGGCTCTTCATTTATATAACCATTAGATACTACTACTACACTTGTATCCTCATTATCCTCCTTGATTTTCTTAGAGGCATCGCACATATATTCATACCACATCATCGGCTCATTATATGTAAAAGCAACCCCAACATTATTTTCTATTGTAGGTATAATTCTTATTAAGTCCTCTGCACTAACAAACTGTGTTGATGGCCTATTTTGAGATATCTCATAGTTTTGACAAAAACTACAGGTCATATTACAGCCAAAACTTCCAATAGACAATATGTTTTTCGAAGGCTTGTAATGGTATAAAGGTTTCTTTTCTATAGGATCAACTCCAGAGGATGATACCTCTCCATAGTTTATTGCTATAAGTTCTCCATCCTTAACTGTGCGAACTTTGCATACTCCGAACTTTCCTTCATCTATCAAACAGTTATGTGGACATACTCCGCATCTATTTCTTTCTTCTTTTTTCTCATAGAATAAAACTTTTGTGTCCATCCACTATTCACCTTCTTTATATCTTATAACTTCAAACTTTTCTATCTCATAATCTTCATTGTTATTTATCCCAGCCTTACTACAAGCTATACTTAATTGTTCTTCGACACTATCTACACCCTCTAAATCAGGTAATAGTAGTCCTCTTTTATATCCTCTAGTTACTATAACTCCATACTTTTTCGGATCTAACTCCTCTATACTTGCTGGCACTGCATCCATAAGTACGTCTACAGATATATCTATATCATCTAGTTCAAATTCATTTACAGGAGAGAACCTTGGATCTTCTAGGGCAGCTTCTATAGAATTTCTTATTATTTCTTCAGCAACAGAATCAGTAACTGGTGAAATTGTCCCTATACATCCTCTTAGAGCTCCAAACTTCTTTAAGGATACAAAAACTCCATGTTTCTGACTTAAAAGTTCACTAGGTAAGTTTGATGTATCATCCATCCTACTACCATTAGTAAAATAATAATTTAGACTTTCCCTAGCAAGTCTAGTATATGGATTCCCTTCACTTAGCTTCTTTTTTAATTTCTCTTCCCTAGCTTTTATAAGAAAATCTAAAGCACTACTTTCTTTCTCTTCTCTATTTAACTTCATAACTCCATATCCAACTCCAAAAGGTCCTTCATAGGATAATAGCTCACCTTTAAAATTATTACCCTCTAATGTACCAAGAAGTATATTTACAGAATTAAGCCCACATTGTGCTGCCTCTTCAATCATAGTATTATCCATACTAAATAATGAATCTATATTACCTTTTTCAAGGCTATCTAAAAACTCATTATCAAACTTTTCTCCATATGGTGAATATTTATATGCTCCTTCTTCCTTAAGGGCATGTGAAAGATCTCCACTTGCTATTATTACTATATTTCTACCTAATTCCTTAGCTACATTTTGTATCTCAATTCCAAACTTATATAATGACATATTTCCAAGTATTGAGTATGTAATATGAACTAACTTATAGTCTCTGTAATACTTATTTATGAAATATAAGGGAACCATTGTCCCATGGTCTAACTTAAATTCGTAATTATAATTACTTAACAAATCTGCATTTACAGTAGCCGCTGGTATTCCCTCTAGATGGCAAGCAAGGTTAAGTCTTTCATTAAACTCTCTATCTATAGCAATATCCATCTTAATATTACTGCATCCGAATTGACTTAAGTCTCCAGTAATTCTATCTTCATTGGAAATTGCTATTGCATCTGAGAACATAGTTGCATGGGGAGTTATAACTACTATTGTCTCTGGCTTAAGAGCTTTTATCTCTTCTCCTACCTTTTCACAGGCATCTATGGTTTTCTGTATCTTTTTTTCTTCTCCTTTTCCTATATCAGGAATTATGATTGGTGGATGGGGCATTAGATAATAACCTAAAATATTTTTCATCTTAAACTCTCCTTGTTATAAGCTTTTATATAATAGTATTATTTCTAAACTTAGCTTTAATTATTATATATAAAAAATCCAGGATATACATTCCGACTCGTATTATCCTGGATTTTTCAATATTAATATATTCTTAAAAATAAATATCAGAAAACTCAACATTAACAGCATTTATAAGTCTATTATCAGAATCTAAGCAAATCTTATTTTCTTCTTCTATCTTACCTTCCTTTATTGGAAGTACTATAGTAAATGTGCTACCAGTGCCTAATTCACTGTACACTTGTATTTTCCCTCCCATAATGGTCACTAGCATTTTTACAAGAGCTAAACCAATACCACTACCTTCAGCTTGTCTAGAAAGCTTACTTTCAACTTGTCCGAATCGTTGAAAGATTTTCTCATGTTTTTCTCTTGGGATTCCTATCCCAGTATCAATTACAGAAATAGCTATTGTATTGTCCATAGCATTTTCCTTAAGCTCAACTGTTATAACGCCACCCTCAGGTGTAAATTTAATAGCATTTGATAAAAGATTTAAAATTATACGTTCATATTTTTCATCATCTACTATAGTATTTCTATTATCAATATTAGATTTAAAGCATAAGTTGATTTTCTTCTGGTCTGCATAAATATTTACTGATTCTGTAATTGACTTTGTTAAAAATACAATATCTATATTTTTTAAATTTAATTTAAACTGCTTTGAATTTAGCCTTGTAATATCAAGCAAATTATTAACGAGACGCAATTGCCTAAATGCATTCCTCTTAATGCTTGCTATAAGATTTTTAACAGACTCAGGAATATTATCCATATATAAATGTTCAATTAATTGAATAGCAGAATAAATAACATTTATTGGTGTTTTGAACTCATGTGTAATAAGTGTTATAAACTCATCTTTCATAATAAGATCTTTTTCAAGCAGTTCTCTTTGCTTTTTTTCAGATATATATAACAATTCCTGTTGTTTATTAATTTTACGATTTTGTCTTCTAAGTAATAGTTCACGCTCTATTGCATCGACTACTGTAGTTAATGTCATTAGGAAAAAAGGATTGTGAAGTATCACTGCAGTCATTATACATATAGTGCCTAAAAGATTATTATCATCTGAATAATGGAATGGCACCCCATAGCAAGCAGTGTTATGTAAATGTGTATGATAATGATTAGCTCCTATTAACTGTACCGGGTGGTTTTGCTTAACTGTTAAACTAACCACATTTGTACCTACATGCTCCTCAATAAATTGAACACCAGGTTTAATTCCCATTTCTGCAACTGTTGACCTTATAGTTTCATCTCCAAAGGTATCTAGCACATATCCACTTTCATCTGAAATACCTACTAGTATAGGGGTACCCTCTAGTGATTTAATTATTTTCTTACCAAAATAGTTTACAACCTCTAAAATCTCTTTATAATCTTCTTTTTTCCTTGCAAGCTCTAAATCCGACATAATATTTTGAGGCATTAACGGCTTATCAGGATCCATTCCTAAATCTCTACATCTCTTTTTTGATTCTAAAATATAACTTGCTTCTTGTTCCTGTATATTTTGCAACATATTACTGCATACCTCCTTAAGAACAAAATCAACTACCAACTCTATCTTAGAATACTATCACAATCTTTAAATATTTAATTAGTTCAAAGGAATCTTCTATAGTTAAAGTAGTGTATTTGTCTACTAAAAAATTAATACTAAGGATACTACTCCTTTTATTTATTCTTTCTAAAACACCCCAGGTGGGTTCATTAACATTCATGTGTTTTATAGTATACAATCATTATAATTAAATAAAGTGCAATAAATCAACACCTTATTCCTAAATAATACAATATTATTCATAATTTTCTAAAAAATCAACAAATAAACTTCAATATATTTTAAATTAATATTTTACTACTTCTTTTTTCTCTTTTAATCAACACTTTCTTAAGAATACATTTATAAAATTTAGGAATAATATTACTAATCGCAACACACTGGTTTGATTTGGGAGGATAATATTATGGACAAAAAACAACAAGGCTTGTCCGCAGGACATCTTACAATGATGGCACTAGGCACCGTTATAGGTGGTTCATTTTTTTTAGGTTCCTCTGTAGCTATTAATGCCGCTGGACCCTCTATTCTTATAGCTTATGTACTTGGAGGAATATTAGTTTATTTTATACTTTATGCTTTATCCGAAATAACTGTAGCAAATCCCCATTCAGGTTCTTTTCATACCTTTGCGGCACAAATCTTTGGTCCAGGAATTGGGTTTGTTG containing:
- the amrS gene encoding AmmeMemoRadiSam system radical SAM enzyme, whose translation is MDTKVLFYEKKEERNRCGVCPHNCLIDEGKFGVCKVRTVKDGELIAINYGEVSSSGVDPIEKKPLYHYKPSKNILSIGSFGCNMTCSFCQNYEISQNRPSTQFVSAEDLIRIIPTIENNVGVAFTYNEPMMWYEYMCDASKKIKEDNEDTSVVVVSNGYINEEPLRKLLPYVDAMNIDLKGYTNKYYNKVCGANLNPVLETIRRCNDHCHVEITTLLVSDENDSLEEAKEIAQFIASVNENIPLHLSRYFPRYKMENEATKIERITEAQNEAKKYLKHVYIGNVGGVDNNTYCSKCGALLINRNGYSTKVHISEGRCNECKEKINIII
- a CDS encoding sensor histidine kinase, encoding MLQNIQEQEASYILESKKRCRDLGMDPDKPLMPQNIMSDLELARKKEDYKEILEVVNYFGKKIIKSLEGTPILVGISDESGYVLDTFGDETIRSTVAEMGIKPGVQFIEEHVGTNVVSLTVKQNHPVQLIGANHYHTHLHNTACYGVPFHYSDDNNLLGTICIMTAVILHNPFFLMTLTTVVDAIERELLLRRQNRKINKQQELLYISEKKQRELLEKDLIMKDEFITLITHEFKTPINVIYSAIQLIEHLYMDNIPESVKNLIASIKRNAFRQLRLVNNLLDITRLNSKQFKLNLKNIDIVFLTKSITESVNIYADQKKINLCFKSNIDNRNTIVDDEKYERIILNLLSNAIKFTPEGGVITVELKENAMDNTIAISVIDTGIGIPREKHEKIFQRFGQVESKLSRQAEGSGIGLALVKMLVTIMGGKIQVYSELGTGSTFTIVLPIKEGKIEEENKICLDSDNRLINAVNVEFSDIYF
- the amrA gene encoding AmmeMemoRadiSam system protein A; amino-acid sequence: MKNILGYYLMPHPPIIIPDIGKGEEKKIQKTIDACEKVGEEIKALKPETIVVITPHATMFSDAIAISNEDRITGDLSQFGCSNIKMDIAIDREFNERLNLACHLEGIPAATVNADLLSNYNYEFKLDHGTMVPLYFINKYYRDYKLVHITYSILGNMSLYKFGIEIQNVAKELGRNIVIIASGDLSHALKEEGAYKYSPYGEKFDNEFLDSLEKGNIDSLFSMDNTMIEEAAQCGLNSVNILLGTLEGNNFKGELLSYEGPFGVGYGVMKLNREEKESSALDFLIKAREEKLKKKLSEGNPYTRLARESLNYYFTNGSRMDDTSNLPSELLSQKHGVFVSLKKFGALRGCIGTISPVTDSVAEEIIRNSIEAALEDPRFSPVNEFELDDIDISVDVLMDAVPASIEELDPKKYGVIVTRGYKRGLLLPDLEGVDSVEEQLSIACSKAGINNNEDYEIEKFEVIRYKEGE
- a CDS encoding polyprenyl synthetase family protein; translation: MNEELIKDADAFYRLAEQKAAHYFESLYIDVMKKTYVSTLINDIQSWKHNHIRHYSLSSLFSRRKGKADSKGYHSYIKWLDYTGKLDNYLDRSISYIFMRDLGKTLESPDTKTRVQRVVDNLKNRLTQSIETDQGEKSDMFTMASLYRKAQEDGIESSFVWLLDKLKTVSSNIPEGMDAEHAQRKLIKIIAGVIMHQLEEMGDEVSSKERSHKLDVAIRLGYSYGLTYPFIDDLLDAKVLCPEEEEQYSDLIRTTLITGSVPELEEWTGSNGDLIRYIHSELREAFEYIKGHQGQDTIKSFLQQAYVFFNSQEVDRLKDLSNSNYTNEEIYIPVILKSSSSRLITRSIINTTEDEGFDSRTFYYGIYNQLADDFADMFDDMKDGAVTPYTYFIKYHDKRSDLINPFELYWTVISNLIHRVYNSDSKTCEVILDRAINGLKRFKERVGTEKYKEVMKLFASGNSNFNDLVQNMVRKADDVDFFDKLLRDHMITSLRNERKEQEEFLDTVEILRKDINSILNIPKDEKFSLSIKEPIVGAANYSLEGDGKRLRPIMTWVMGVKEYGLKESSIEPLLRSLEYMHTASLIFDDLPSQDNASTRRGRKTLHQVYNTAVAELTGLFLTQKAIEEQSCLENFDAKTVLKLIKYSAQMTGDMCKGQAIDLDSKGKQLTLQQLNMMCFYKTGKAFEASLIMPAILANAKESEIKALKKFAYHAGIAFQIKDDILDVEGDQSLLGKSPGKDAENNSSTFVTILGLDGARKEMWEHYCLAMEALQEVPLKITFLKHLLNYIVNRDY
- a CDS encoding APC family permease, with protein sequence MLKKFLDVLIGEPLANEQGSHEKYNIPFGLAIMASDAISSVAYGAQEILFVLIVLGASAYKWLTWTSFMIIGLLFILTVSYIQIIKAYPQGGGAYKVAKENLGTKAGLSAGAGLIISYILTVAVSASAGADAIVSAFSGLAEYKVIFVVVIIIVLTILNLRGISESSKIFAIPTYIFIFSMIFMILYGLFKYFVLNIHPEPMYSIPTKATESLSIFIILRAFSSGCSALTGVEAVSNSVPNFQEPSQKNAKIVMLLLAGLIFFIFGGTSVLAIFYTAVPIVNGPTVVSQIAFGIFNNGIMYYVIQFSTAVILLMACNTAYTGFPMLMYVVGKDGFVPRQFTTRGKRLSFSFGIIALSFIACVLVIIFKADTHRLIPLYAIGVFISFTLGQFGMVNYWRKKRNKGWMKGAAINGFGALVTLITTIIILVEKFSEGAFIVAILIPIIILVQLKIKAHYDKVACGLSISNLNLKNVDLRVQYSHIVIVPISTLNKASIGALQYAQSISKNVIALNISTDKEAMEKLKYRWSELNTDIKLVTKYSPYRAVVTPLLESIELIANKINKDEKITVIVPQFVTHDKWNEVLHNNTSFFIRETLLRNNNIIVSTFPYHLVDEEENNCECHN